The stretch of DNA TTTATATCTATTTTTCAACACTCACCAAATGGTTTACTTTCTGAACCATTCCTAAAATCTGGGGTGTGCTCTCATGTTCGACAGTCGAATTCATTTTTCCCAACCCCAAAGCTTTAACTGTAGCCACCTGACGTTTGCTGGCCCCGATAATGCTTTTTGTTAATGTAATACGAATTTTCGCCATTGTTTGAATGAATTACTAACCGTTAAACACTTTATCTAAACTAATACCGCGTTGTTGTGCAATAGTACGGGCATCGCGGAGTTGCATCAAAGCCTCAAAGGTAGCTTTTACCAGGTTGTGAGGGTTGGATGAACCTTTCGATTTTGCCAATACATCATGTACACCTACGCTTTCAAGAACTGCACGCATAGCACCCCCTGCCTTAACTCCGGTACCCGGTGATGCAGGTTTCATGAATACAGTGGCTCCACCGTAACGTGCTATTTGTTCGTGAGGTAAAGTCCTGTTTAAAATAGGAACTTTTATCAGGTTCTTTTTTGCATCTTCAACACCTTTGGCAATAGCTGAAGTTACTTCATTGGATTTTCCCAATCCATAACCGACTATTCCGTTTTCGTTTCCAACAACAACAATGGCTGAGAAACTAAATGTACGGCCCCCTTTGGTTACTTTAGTAACACGCTGGATACTGACCAACCTGTCTTTTAATTCTAAATCGGCCGTTTTTACTTTACGAATACTTGTTGACATAATATTTCTTAAAATTTAAGTCCGCCTTCTCGCGCTGCGTCGGCCAACGATTTAATTCTTCCATGATACAGGTAACCGTTCCGGTCAAAAACCACATTGCTGATTCCTTTTGCAAGGGAACGCTCGGCAACTAATTTTCCAACCTGTTTGGCCTGTTCAATTTTATTTACTTTCTGTCCGGCAACCTCCTTACAACGTGATGATGCACTCAAAAGGGTAGCACCTGTCAAATCGTCGATTAATTGCACATATATTTGATTGTTGCTGCGAAAGACCGACATACGTGGCTTTTCAGCCGTTCCGGAAACGACTTTGCGGATTCTTTTTTTGATGCGCTCCCGTCTTTCTATTTTTGTTAATGCCATTTTATTCTCTATTAAAATATTGAGATATTACATTCAATATACATTATTTCGCACTTGCCGACTTACCGGCTTTTCTTCTCAATTGTTCACCGACAAACTTGATACCTTTACCTTTGTATGGTTCAGGCGGACGTAATGAGCGGATTTTCGCCGCAACCTGTCCTATTAATTGTTTATCGATGCTTTGCAAAGTAATGATCGGGTTTGCGCGTTTTTCAGTAACAGTGGTTACCTTAACTTCATCAGGCAAAGCGAGCATAATATCGTGCGAATAACCTAGACTCATTTCGAGAATCTGGCCTTTTGCTTCGGCTCTGTAACCAACACCTACCAGTTCCTGCTTAATGGTGAAACCTTCAGAAACACCGACAACCATATTGTTCAGTAAAGAACGGTACAATCCATGTAAGGAACGGTGACGTTTCTGATCGGTAGGGCGGGTAATGACTAATTGTTTGTCTTCTTGTTTTACGGTGATATCAACATCCACTTTCTGGCTTAATTCACCAAGAGGTCCTTTTACCACAACTGTATTGTCGGGCTGAATGGTAACCGTTACTTTATCCGGTAATGAAATGGGTAATTTTCCTATCCTTGACATAATTTCCTCCTCATTAATTAATAAACGTAACAAATTACTTCTCCGCCTATATTTTTCTGGCGGGCTTCTTTATCAGTCATCACACCTTGTGAAGTAGAAATAACAGCAACCCCCAGTCCGTTCAATACGCGGGGAAGCTTGTCATGGCCTACATACTTCCGCAATCCCGGGCGACTCACACGCTGTATTGATTTGATTGCGGGTTGTTTTGTTTCAGGATTGTACTTTAAGGCAATTTTAATATTACCCTGAGGCTTGCCTTCTCCTGATTCTTCAAATTTGTAATTGAGAATGTAGCCCTTTTCAAAAAGTATCTTAACGATGTTCTTCTTGATATTCGATGCAGGGCAATCTACCACCCTGTGCTTGGCCATAATGCCATTACGAATACGGGTCAACAAATCTGCTATTGGATCAGTCATTTTTACTGTTTTTGATGATTTGTTTTAATAATTAATTAAAAATCGATATCCGAATAGATAAACTGTACATCTAATATAGAGTATATCCGACTCCCTATTTACCTATAATTCAAACTACTTTAAAATTTTGGTTTGCAAAGGTACGGCTTTTTTTATTAAAAACAAGATGTTGATAACTTTTTTTTCAAAAGTTGCATCTTTATCATGGAATGATCTTTGCAGGAAACAATATACATTAATATTAAATATAAATCCTTTTTCGTATCTTCGCAGCAAAAATTTAGACGATGGTTTCGACTCTTCTTTTTGTCAGTGGTGGTGAGATTTTTGTTATTTTACTGGCCGTATTGCTGTTGTTCGGGGCTGATAAGATCCCGGATATCGCACGTATGATGGGTAAAGGTGTGCGTGAATTCAGAAAAGCAACCGATGATATCAAACGTGAATTCAGTGAGAATACTTCCGGTGTGATGGATGACATAAAATCTATACAGAGTGATCTTTCCGACACATTCAATAAAGAAATCTCCGATCCTATGCAGGAATCGGTAAATGAAACCGCATCTGCCCTTGAAGAATACCAGGATCCATATAACTATGATTATTATTACAATAATCAGGAATACAACAGTTATGAAGGCAATGAATATGCTACTGAAAATCAGATAGCCGAATCCGGAGAACATCCAGCAGAAGAAGATACAGCGCCTCAAACCGGGGATGCCGAAGAAACAAAAGAACCGGAAGCATGATCCGCGGAGAAAATATTACAAAGTCATTTGGAAATCTACAGGTATTAAAAGGGATCGATATACAAATCCCGGAAGGGAAAATTGTTTCCATTGTAGGCGCCAGCGGTGCCGGAAAAACAACCTTATTACAGATATTGGGCACCTTAAGTCGCCCGACTTCCGGTAAAGTATTCATTGGAGATAATGAAGTGAGCCAGTTAAACGAAAAGGAAATATCAAGGTTCCGGAACCAGAATATCGGTTTTGTCTTTCAGTTTCATCATTTATTGCCTGAATTCACTGCCCTGGAGAATGTATGTATTCCGGCATACATTAACAATATATCCAAAGCCAAAGCTGAGGAAAAAGCCAGGGAATTACTTTCGTTTCTCGGACTTTCGGAACGTTTATCCCATAAGCCCGATGAACTTTCGGGCGGAGAACAGCAACGTGTCTCGGTTGCAAGGGCTTTGATCAACGATCCGAAAGTGATCTTTGCCGATGAACCGTCGGGAAATCTCGATTCACAAAACAAACAGGAATTGCATTCCCTGTTCTTTACTTTGCGGGATACTTTCCGGCAGACTTTTGTAATAGTCACCCATGATACGCATCTGGCAGAAATGTCGGACATGCAATATGAAATGAATGACGGAAAAATAATAGGCCATTCATAGACAAATTTTAATTTTCAGTTCATTGTACATTGTTATTGTAAAATACAACGCCGGGAATATTTTTTCAGTGGATTACGCCCTGCGGCGTTTAGGGATAAAAGCGGAAATAACAGGAGACCACCGGAAAATAAAAGAGGCGGATAAAGTAATTTTTCCGGGAGTGGGAGAAGCTTCCACCACCATGCGTTATTTACATGAACATCAGTTGGATGATCTGATCCGCGGATTAGAACAACCCGTACTGGGAATTTGCGTAGGCATGCAATTGATGTGTCGCCGGTCACAAGAAGGAAATACTTCCTGCCTGAACATATTTGATGAGGAAATTGTTCGTTTCCATCCCTCGGAAGGGATAAAAGTACCTCACATGGGCTGGAACAGCCTGCAACAAATGCAATCTCCATTATTTGACGGATTAGGGGAAAATCCCTATGTATATTTTGTACATAGCTATTATGCGCCTTTAGGGTCCGACACGATTGCAGCGTCTGAACATCCAGAAGCGTTTTCTGCAGCACTCCGGCGCAAGAATTTTTATGCATTACAGTTTCACCCTGAAAAGAGTGGAATCGTTGGAGAGGTTATTTTGAAAAATTTTATAGAAAAGATTTAATGCCAACCTTTTGAACCATTGAATAGAGGAATTCAAAGGATTTGCTAATTTTGCAGCGGCCAGTTTAAGTAATGTCAATATATTAATGTCATATTTAGTAACTGTAATCAATTTGGTCAATGCGATTTAAGAAAACAATAAATAGCACTGAGTGCTTAATGAATATTTCGTATCATGAAAAATAAAGAAAATAAGGATTCACAAGGAACTGTTGATCAATCAGGTGAAAATCATCAGGTACCCAGGCATGTCAAAATATTGTCCAACAAATATTTTAAATTCGGAGTAGTCATCTTTCTGTACCTTCTCTGGACCCTTTGGGTAGGTAGCTGGTGGCTTTTATTGGGTGTCCCTGTTATTTTTGATATTTATGTCACCAAAAAAGTCAACTGGGCATTCTGGAAAAAACGCAAAGGACCTAACAGCAAAGTGGTAGAGTGGATCGACGCCCTGATATTCGCTGTGATCGCTGTGACCCTGATCAATATTTTCATATTCCAGAATTACAAAATTCCGACCGGATCCATGGAAAAAACATTACAGATCGGTGACCATTTATATGTAAGCAAATTGAAATACGGGCCGAAATTACCCAATACACCTCTATCGTTCCCGTTCGCACAACATACTATGCCGCTGACCCAAAATACGAAATCGTATGTGGAATGGATCAAATGGCCTTACAAACGCCTGAAAGGATTCACAGATATCAAAAGGGATGATATTGTGGTGTTCAACTTTCCGGAAGGAGATACGGTGATCGTGATGCACCAATCGGAAAGCTATCATGCCCTGGTTCGTCGTAAAGCCAAAAGCCTGGAGGAATCTGACATGAACCTGGGAAGAGGAGAACATCCTTACGAATATTATGCAGACCAGGCACGGAAATGGCTGATGGACAACTTTGAAATTACCGTGCGTCCTGTTGATAAACGGGATAATTATATCAAACGATGCGTCGGACTACCGGGAGATACCCTGAAAATTGTAAATGCACAGATTTATGTGAACGGAGTACCACAGGAACGGTTTGAAAAAATCCAGTATCGATATGCCGTTCAGACGGATGGATCCCGGATCAACAGTAAGACACTGGAACGCCTGGATATCTATCAGGATGATGTCCGGTTGCTGGCAAACGGAATATTCGATATTCCCCTGGTCGATACCAATGTTGAAAAGGTAAAAAAACTCGCTAATGTTCAATCTGTAGAATTATTGTCCAGGCCTGAAGGAATATATGATCCTGAAGTCTTCCCGCATGACGGACGCTATCCATGGAATGCTGATAATTTCGGGCCGATGTGGATCCCGCAAAAAGGCGTAACCATTAAGATCGATACGTCCAATATCAGTTTATATGAACGGATCATCAGCGCTTACGAAGGAAATGAACTGAAAATAAAAGACGGCGATATTTATATCAACGGTACAAAAACGGACAATTATACTTTCCGGATGGATTATTACTGGATGATGGGGGATAACCGCCATGATTCCCTGGATTCACGTTTCTGGGGATTCGTTCCTGAAGACCATATCGTCGGCGCTCCCCGGTTTGTATGGTTGTCCCTGAATAAAGAGAAATCGTTCCCGTTCAACATACGTCTCAACCGTATGTTCAGACCTGCCGGACGTTAATATCACTGATAGGTATAGATTTTATTTTTTATTCGAATGATACATCTTGAGAAAATATTGGCACAGCGTGCCGGAGAAGCGATTACTGCATTATATGGAGTACAGGTGGCAGAAAATTTACTGCAGATACAGGAAACACGTAAAGAGTTTG from Bacteroidales bacterium encodes:
- the rpmD gene encoding 50S ribosomal protein L30 — encoded protein: MAKIRITLTKSIIGASKRQVATVKALGLGKMNSTVEHESTPQILGMVQKVNHLVSVEK
- the rplF gene encoding 50S ribosomal protein L6, yielding MSRIGKLPISLPDKVTVTIQPDNTVVVKGPLGELSQKVDVDITVKQEDKQLVITRPTDQKRHRSLHGLYRSLLNNMVVGVSEGFTIKQELVGVGYRAEAKGQILEMSLGYSHDIMLALPDEVKVTTVTEKRANPIITLQSIDKQLIGQVAAKIRSLRPPEPYKGKGIKFVGEQLRRKAGKSASAK
- the rplR gene encoding 50S ribosomal protein L18; translated protein: MALTKIERRERIKKRIRKVVSGTAEKPRMSVFRSNNQIYVQLIDDLTGATLLSASSRCKEVAGQKVNKIEQAKQVGKLVAERSLAKGISNVVFDRNGYLYHGRIKSLADAAREGGLKF
- the lepB gene encoding signal peptidase I produces the protein MKNKENKDSQGTVDQSGENHQVPRHVKILSNKYFKFGVVIFLYLLWTLWVGSWWLLLGVPVIFDIYVTKKVNWAFWKKRKGPNSKVVEWIDALIFAVIAVTLINIFIFQNYKIPTGSMEKTLQIGDHLYVSKLKYGPKLPNTPLSFPFAQHTMPLTQNTKSYVEWIKWPYKRLKGFTDIKRDDIVVFNFPEGDTVIVMHQSESYHALVRRKAKSLEESDMNLGRGEHPYEYYADQARKWLMDNFEITVRPVDKRDNYIKRCVGLPGDTLKIVNAQIYVNGVPQERFEKIQYRYAVQTDGSRINSKTLERLDIYQDDVRLLANGIFDIPLVDTNVEKVKKLANVQSVELLSRPEGIYDPEVFPHDGRYPWNADNFGPMWIPQKGVTIKIDTSNISLYERIISAYEGNELKIKDGDIYINGTKTDNYTFRMDYYWMMGDNRHDSLDSRFWGFVPEDHIVGAPRFVWLSLNKEKSFPFNIRLNRMFRPAGR
- the hisH gene encoding imidazole glycerol phosphate synthase subunit HisH is translated as MYIVIVKYNAGNIFSVDYALRRLGIKAEITGDHRKIKEADKVIFPGVGEASTTMRYLHEHQLDDLIRGLEQPVLGICVGMQLMCRRSQEGNTSCLNIFDEEIVRFHPSEGIKVPHMGWNSLQQMQSPLFDGLGENPYVYFVHSYYAPLGSDTIAASEHPEAFSAALRRKNFYALQFHPEKSGIVGEVILKNFIEKI
- a CDS encoding ABC transporter ATP-binding protein; this translates as MIRGENITKSFGNLQVLKGIDIQIPEGKIVSIVGASGAGKTTLLQILGTLSRPTSGKVFIGDNEVSQLNEKEISRFRNQNIGFVFQFHHLLPEFTALENVCIPAYINNISKAKAEEKARELLSFLGLSERLSHKPDELSGGEQQRVSVARALINDPKVIFADEPSGNLDSQNKQELHSLFFTLRDTFRQTFVIVTHDTHLAEMSDMQYEMNDGKIIGHS
- a CDS encoding twin-arginine translocase TatA/TatE family subunit, which gives rise to MVSTLLFVSGGEIFVILLAVLLLFGADKIPDIARMMGKGVREFRKATDDIKREFSENTSGVMDDIKSIQSDLSDTFNKEISDPMQESVNETASALEEYQDPYNYDYYYNNQEYNSYEGNEYATENQIAESGEHPAEEDTAPQTGDAEETKEPEA
- the rpsE gene encoding 30S ribosomal protein S5 — translated: MSTSIRKVKTADLELKDRLVSIQRVTKVTKGGRTFSFSAIVVVGNENGIVGYGLGKSNEVTSAIAKGVEDAKKNLIKVPILNRTLPHEQIARYGGATVFMKPASPGTGVKAGGAMRAVLESVGVHDVLAKSKGSSNPHNLVKATFEALMQLRDARTIAQQRGISLDKVFNG
- the rpsH gene encoding 30S ribosomal protein S8; this encodes MTDPIADLLTRIRNGIMAKHRVVDCPASNIKKNIVKILFEKGYILNYKFEESGEGKPQGNIKIALKYNPETKQPAIKSIQRVSRPGLRKYVGHDKLPRVLNGLGVAVISTSQGVMTDKEARQKNIGGEVICYVY